In Nitrospirota bacterium, a single window of DNA contains:
- a CDS encoding ABC transporter ATP-binding protein — MTHIVEIENVWKSYVRGAEKIPVLEGLTLSVEEGEFLALMGPSGSGKSTLLNLIAAIDHADSGNIRVGGVDITSLNDSELSRWRATNVGFIFQFYNLIPVLSAQENVELPLILTNLSKKDRVAHATAALRVVNLLDRSKHYPSQLSGGQQQRVAIARAIVTDPTIIVADEPTGDLDRHSAKDILELMTTLNVQHGKTIIMVTHDPRAADKAHLIRNFDKGVLTECIENHHAARKK, encoded by the coding sequence ATCACTCATATAGTTGAAATAGAAAACGTCTGGAAATCGTATGTGCGTGGAGCCGAGAAGATTCCTGTGCTTGAGGGGTTGACCCTGTCGGTGGAGGAGGGAGAGTTTTTAGCTTTGATGGGGCCATCGGGCTCAGGCAAGAGTACACTTTTAAATCTGATAGCGGCGATAGACCACGCTGATAGCGGCAATATACGCGTAGGCGGTGTGGACATTACCTCATTGAATGACAGTGAATTATCCCGATGGCGGGCAACAAATGTGGGTTTTATTTTCCAGTTTTATAATCTTATTCCGGTTCTTAGCGCTCAGGAAAATGTTGAACTTCCGCTTATTCTTACAAACCTTAGTAAAAAAGACCGAGTTGCACACGCCACGGCAGCACTGAGAGTGGTTAATCTTCTTGACAGATCCAAACACTACCCGTCTCAGCTTTCCGGGGGGCAGCAACAACGGGTTGCCATAGCCCGTGCCATAGTCACAGATCCCACAATAATAGTTGCAGATGAGCCTACCGGAGATCTCGACCGCCACTCCGCCAAAGATATTTTAGAGCTTATGACAACACTAAATGTGCAGCACGGAAAGACCATCATCATGGTAACTCATGACCCCAGAGCGGCAGACAAAGCACATCTTATCAGAAACTTTGACAAGGGCGTCCTTACCGAATGTATTGAAAACCATCATGCTGCAAGGAAAAAATAA
- a CDS encoding efflux RND transporter periplasmic adaptor subunit, which translates to MPDVGLSELKIDKTSFVKRKQHKKLVYLIIIALVIAVAILYYIRVARVLTVDVSVASLMYPSESVTVLNASGYVVAERKAAVSSKITGRLISINVEEGSRIKKGDILARLENDDVIALRDQASANLQESKNELGIAIAQFKDAQINFGRLKQLSEADFISRSEYDTAQMKYKTAAAQKDAAQSKIRASEAALRSAAVNIGYTVIRAPFDAVVLTKNADVGDIITPLGATANVKAAVVSIADLGSIMVEVDVSESNIAKVKHGQPCEITLDAIPDKRFSGNVHMIVPTADRTKGAITVKVNFNKKDPEILPEMSAKVAFLSRAVTDSEKLPRTVINSAAISKNRYSVFVISTDGRVKETAIKTGDTFGDMTEITEGLKVGDKVASSGISKLRDGQKIKIKEK; encoded by the coding sequence ATGCCGGATGTCGGGCTTAGTGAACTAAAAATAGACAAAACATCTTTTGTTAAACGAAAGCAGCATAAGAAGCTTGTCTATCTGATTATCATAGCATTGGTAATAGCCGTAGCCATACTTTATTACATCAGGGTGGCAAGGGTTTTAACGGTTGATGTGTCGGTAGCCTCGCTTATGTATCCGTCTGAGTCTGTGACAGTTTTAAATGCAAGCGGATATGTGGTTGCTGAGCGTAAAGCCGCCGTGTCTTCTAAAATCACCGGACGGCTAATCTCTATTAACGTTGAGGAGGGAAGCCGGATAAAAAAAGGCGATATCCTTGCACGGCTTGAAAACGACGATGTTATTGCTCTCAGAGATCAGGCGTCAGCTAATCTTCAGGAATCAAAAAACGAACTCGGTATAGCCATAGCACAATTCAAAGATGCGCAGATCAATTTTGGACGATTAAAACAACTCTCCGAAGCGGATTTTATTTCCCGCTCGGAATACGACACTGCACAGATGAAGTACAAGACGGCAGCTGCTCAAAAAGATGCAGCCCAATCTAAAATCAGAGCCAGCGAGGCAGCCCTCCGCTCTGCTGCCGTAAACATCGGATACACCGTTATACGCGCTCCCTTTGACGCCGTAGTGCTTACTAAAAACGCCGATGTTGGGGATATCATCACTCCTCTTGGCGCAACCGCAAACGTTAAGGCGGCAGTGGTCAGCATCGCAGATTTAGGTTCAATTATGGTGGAGGTGGACGTCTCCGAGTCTAACATAGCAAAGGTCAAACACGGTCAGCCATGTGAGATAACACTGGATGCCATACCTGATAAACGCTTTAGCGGAAACGTGCATATGATAGTTCCCACAGCTGACAGAACAAAGGGGGCTATCACAGTTAAGGTGAATTTTAATAAAAAAGATCCGGAAATTCTTCCTGAAATGAGCGCAAAGGTTGCATTCCTGTCCAGAGCCGTAACTGATTCGGAAAAACTCCCCCGTACTGTCATCAACTCCGCTGCAATTTCTAAAAACAGGTACTCGGTGTTTGTTATTTCAACAGACGGCAGAGTTAAGGAAACCGCTATAAAAACCGGTGACACCTTTGGTGATATGACAGAAATTACAGAGGGCCTTAAGGTTGGCGATAAAGTTGCCTCATCCGGCATCTCAAAACTAAGAGACGGCCAAAAGATTAAAATCAAAGAGAAGTAA
- a CDS encoding mannose-1-phosphate guanylyltransferase/mannose-6-phosphate isomerase, translating to MKALLLAGGSGTRLWPLSRKSFPKQFLKLNGKTSLLQDTVLRLTSAAMSPEDIVILTNKEYKFHVMSDMEALFSGPKPHMIFEPVGRNTAPAIALGLKYCQEALGAADSETIFVCPSDHIIKPSEKFTWYLKQADEAAVNGHIVTFGIKPTRPEMGYGYIKRGAEFSKTKDGAQLCKVAEFTEKPNLQTAEGYLRDGEHYWNSGMFAFAIATMKAEFDRFEPQISAAINSPYYDMLENFIKLPDISIDYSIMEKSDKILTLPLEIYWNDIGSWDSMFEIMDSDAQGNVINGLVKSYDTKNTMVLGDTRLIVTVGLEDCLIVETPDVVFISKRGHTHKVKEIVNSLRKEGREETNDHVTTYRPWGSYTLLEKGQRYQIKRLFVKPQHSLSLQLHHHRSEHWVVVNGTAKVTIGDNVTFVHPNESAYVPKSTLHRLENPGKISLEVIEVQNGEYLAEDDIIRFEDKYEREN from the coding sequence ATGAAAGCACTATTGTTAGCCGGCGGTTCAGGGACACGGCTTTGGCCGCTTAGCAGAAAAAGTTTTCCCAAGCAGTTTTTAAAGCTAAACGGGAAAACATCTCTTTTACAAGATACAGTGCTGCGATTGACCTCTGCTGCAATGTCTCCTGAGGATATAGTGATTCTTACGAATAAAGAGTATAAATTCCACGTTATGTCTGATATGGAGGCTCTGTTTTCCGGCCCAAAACCACATATGATATTTGAACCGGTCGGCAGAAACACAGCTCCCGCTATAGCTCTGGGATTAAAATATTGTCAGGAGGCATTAGGGGCAGCAGATTCCGAAACCATTTTTGTCTGTCCCTCAGACCACATAATTAAGCCCTCTGAAAAATTCACATGGTATCTTAAACAAGCTGATGAGGCTGCTGTAAACGGTCACATAGTCACCTTTGGAATAAAGCCAACCAGACCGGAAATGGGCTATGGCTACATCAAACGTGGTGCTGAGTTTAGCAAAACCAAAGACGGTGCACAGCTTTGCAAAGTTGCAGAATTTACCGAAAAGCCTAACCTGCAAACAGCTGAGGGTTATCTGAGAGACGGAGAGCACTACTGGAACTCCGGCATGTTTGCCTTTGCAATAGCTACAATGAAGGCGGAATTTGATCGCTTTGAGCCTCAAATCTCAGCTGCCATAAACTCCCCGTATTACGATATGCTTGAAAATTTCATAAAGCTGCCGGATATTTCCATAGATTATTCGATTATGGAAAAATCAGATAAAATTCTCACACTTCCTCTTGAAATTTACTGGAACGACATAGGCTCCTGGGACTCTATGTTTGAAATCATGGACTCAGACGCACAAGGTAATGTAATTAACGGCCTCGTTAAATCTTACGACACCAAAAACACCATGGTACTGGGTGATACCCGCCTGATTGTTACCGTAGGACTTGAGGACTGCCTGATTGTTGAAACCCCTGATGTTGTGTTTATATCAAAACGGGGACACACCCATAAGGTTAAGGAAATCGTAAACAGCCTTAGAAAAGAGGGCAGAGAGGAGACAAACGATCACGTAACAACGTACAGACCATGGGGAAGCTACACACTTCTTGAAAAAGGGCAGCGCTATCAAATCAAGCGGCTCTTTGTGAAACCCCAGCACTCGCTAAGCCTTCAACTCCACCACCATCGCTCTGAACACTGGGTGGTGGTAAACGGCACTGCAAAGGTAACTATCGGTGATAACGTGACGTTTGTACACCCCAACGAATCGGCTTATGTGCCAAAGTCCACGTTGCACAGGCTTGAAAACCCGGGTAAAATCTCCCTTGAGGTCATAGAAGTCCAAAACGGCGAATACCTCGCAGAGGATGATATTATACGCTTTGAAGATAAATATGAAAGGGAAAATTAA
- a CDS encoding HDOD domain-containing protein codes for MEARGSKVKYPLLFEGLSEKDVISLYNTGKLIKIRKGDVLIKEGDEDKTLYFIINGVVKVLKNIDGKQQEIATIKRDSWVGEIAFLKESKRTATIVADEDTNLLSLDERAIRSVKPEILLIIFKQLSTIATLRINEIIRLEIMSQKRTKSLMLKLKSAVTSYDKLYEHNEHILNVLNKIPMLPAYTNTLITMLASEKTAVTDVVELVKSDPSLAAIVLKTVNSAYYNLKNKISDIHHAILFLGFNQLYQIIVDSGIKKCMPNRAEFTEILNEANALSILGLEISISTKRGHSALIGTVGLLSKIGKSIQLLLEIQNPKFKLFLSYLNHYQLGAMLLKKWGLPEIIHESVYYLCYPDFATPDEIPATFRDNIAVLYIAETYYRYLKNNSDEHPQSAFTDMYMNCLSITENSPVEFVNKKILPLLNKKLHIYPEAFRQLFVTS; via the coding sequence ATGGAGGCACGGGGTTCCAAAGTTAAATATCCTTTACTTTTTGAGGGTCTTTCCGAAAAAGATGTTATTTCTTTATATAACACTGGTAAACTGATAAAAATAAGAAAAGGTGATGTATTAATAAAAGAGGGTGACGAGGATAAAACGCTTTATTTCATAATTAACGGCGTGGTGAAAGTTTTAAAAAATATCGATGGTAAACAGCAGGAAATAGCGACAATAAAAAGAGACTCATGGGTTGGAGAGATAGCTTTCCTTAAAGAGTCTAAAAGAACGGCTACAATTGTTGCAGATGAGGATACAAACTTACTCTCTCTTGATGAAAGAGCAATACGTTCCGTAAAACCCGAAATACTTCTTATAATTTTCAAGCAATTAAGCACCATAGCCACCTTAAGAATCAACGAAATAATACGGCTTGAGATAATGTCTCAAAAAAGAACTAAATCCCTGATGTTAAAGCTTAAAAGTGCTGTCACTTCATATGACAAATTGTATGAACACAATGAACATATTTTAAACGTTCTAAACAAGATACCGATGCTTCCTGCCTATACAAACACTCTGATTACTATGCTGGCCAGTGAAAAGACCGCCGTCACTGACGTAGTGGAGCTTGTTAAATCCGACCCCTCATTAGCTGCAATAGTGCTGAAAACCGTTAACTCAGCATACTACAACTTAAAAAACAAGATAAGCGATATTCATCATGCAATCTTATTTCTTGGTTTTAATCAACTTTATCAAATAATAGTGGATTCCGGCATAAAAAAATGTATGCCAAACAGAGCAGAATTTACAGAAATCCTCAACGAGGCCAACGCTCTGTCAATACTTGGACTTGAAATATCCATATCAACTAAAAGAGGGCACTCTGCTCTGATAGGCACAGTCGGCCTGCTTAGTAAAATCGGCAAAAGCATACAGCTTCTGTTAGAAATTCAAAACCCAAAATTTAAGCTCTTTTTGTCATATCTTAATCACTATCAATTAGGTGCTATGCTTTTAAAGAAGTGGGGACTGCCGGAAATTATCCATGAAAGTGTTTATTATCTGTGTTATCCTGATTTTGCAACGCCAGATGAAATTCCGGCGACATTCAGAGACAATATTGCAGTATTATATATTGCCGAAACTTATTACAGATATTTAAAGAATAACTCCGATGAACATCCACAAAGTGCTTTCACGGACATGTATATGAATTGTCTCTCTATCACCGAAAATTCCCCGGTAGAGTTTGTAAATAAAAAAATTCTCCCCTTGTTAAACAAAAAATTACATATTTATCCCGAAGCTTTCCGGCAGCTTTTTGTAACCAGTTGA
- the recO gene encoding DNA repair protein RecO: MLLRTEGIVFKSFPLGEADLILTVLSHDGGFLRAFAKSPRTTKSRFGSALEPLSHIRISLMGKEHADLPRLTQADIIHSYQKLREQFDCFLRISELLEITMSLFGEKEHHEGLFQLLVDTLNYIEAEKGSDSLRRFLFYKVRVLEKAGLSPRLQGCARCGVSVGTFYFSEGSVICGKCKDTIADDTRTSGARLISIGAVNLYETIRTWSWDKLNRIMPNDKLIFELDSFLNLHIKYRIERGLKTRDFMYKTKTLATCFVNSDKKGIV; encoded by the coding sequence ATGCTTCTCAGAACTGAGGGCATTGTCTTTAAAAGCTTCCCGCTGGGAGAGGCCGATTTAATCCTTACAGTGTTGTCTCATGACGGGGGGTTTTTGAGAGCCTTTGCAAAAAGCCCAAGAACTACCAAAAGCCGCTTTGGCAGTGCCCTTGAACCGCTTTCTCATATTCGGATTTCTCTTATGGGTAAAGAACATGCCGACCTGCCGCGTCTTACCCAGGCCGACATAATCCACTCGTACCAGAAGCTCAGGGAGCAGTTTGACTGTTTTCTGAGAATTAGCGAGCTGCTTGAAATCACTATGTCACTTTTTGGGGAAAAGGAGCATCACGAAGGGCTGTTTCAGCTTCTGGTGGATACGTTAAACTATATTGAAGCTGAAAAGGGATCTGATTCACTGCGGAGGTTTTTGTTTTATAAGGTCAGGGTGCTTGAAAAAGCGGGGCTTTCCCCAAGGCTTCAGGGCTGTGCCCGATGTGGGGTTTCTGTTGGCACGTTTTATTTTAGTGAAGGCTCTGTTATTTGCGGTAAGTGTAAAGATACAATTGCAGATGACACCCGAACATCGGGCGCACGGTTAATCAGCATTGGGGCTGTCAACCTATATGAAACCATTCGCACATGGAGTTGGGATAAACTTAACAGAATCATGCCAAACGACAAGCTCATCTTTGAGCTCGATTCCTTTCTTAACCTTCACATTAAATATCGAATAGAACGAGGACTCAAAACAAGGGATTTTATGTATAAGACAAAAACACTTGCCACCTGTTTTGTTAACTCTGATAAAAAGGGGATTGTTTAA
- a CDS encoding bifunctional nuclease family protein — MVIRMKVDGLLFDPRSGMYIMLLKALEGEETLPIWIGKPEADSIALALGRVATPRPLTHDLLKNVIEELKLSVARVVVREIIDNTYYATLYVTDGKSEKPIDSRPSDAVAVALRTNSPIFVDETVIEKRNADELEEWLRNLKPEDFGNIM, encoded by the coding sequence GTGGTAATAAGAATGAAAGTTGACGGGCTGCTGTTTGACCCCAGAAGCGGAATGTACATAATGCTTCTGAAAGCTCTTGAGGGGGAGGAAACTCTTCCCATATGGATAGGTAAACCTGAGGCTGACTCTATTGCCCTGGCCCTTGGCAGAGTAGCAACACCAAGACCACTGACCCACGATCTGTTAAAAAATGTCATTGAAGAGTTGAAACTTTCAGTGGCAAGAGTGGTGGTGCGTGAAATCATAGACAACACCTACTATGCAACACTTTACGTAACGGACGGTAAAAGCGAAAAACCTATAGACTCCAGGCCATCCGATGCGGTGGCTGTTGCGCTTAGGACAAATTCCCCTATTTTTGTGGATGAGACGGTCATAGAAAAACGAAACGCTGATGAGCTTGAGGAGTGGCTCCGAAACCTTAAGCCTGAGGACTTTGGAAATATCATGTAA